Proteins encoded in a region of the Apostichopus japonicus isolate 1M-3 chromosome 19, ASM3797524v1, whole genome shotgun sequence genome:
- the LOC139960489 gene encoding uncharacterized protein isoform X1 translates to MSTTPEVSNPSVTAKLLLLGAITAAAWVLGVVLETLAKDEKASICRRASRAFRKWRSAERLRRKQLKELLKKIEEITAAADRLTLRLNRANEIQEINEIQEIQELQEMAIRYRQRKKKNLRSNICRRLFQKRKYFRQPLVSPLVMSPVHFDDHNDSTRSDAAITSQLSRTSDDISNYNHHETVEPYFLREETSDNDSLEVNYDGSDLEEVEETDETQWEEMVERQEEKQLCVEMEDGEEGEQDDEEVEEEKKDDGQGEREEEEEDEKVGEEGDDKGEEEADEAEDDDEAEEGEGKEADEEGSKEDEEEETEAEEDSEDEEEDVEEAEEAEEDEEEHVEPAPTGRRFVDHATRSSMARIIARKAAFRRARGRCTKREEAEMRYRRNEKN, encoded by the exons ATGTCGACTACACCAGAGGTTTCCAATCCTTCGGTAACCGCTAAACTGCTGTTGCTTGGTGCGATTACGGCCGCAGCTTGGGTTTTAGGTGTTGTTTTGGAGACACTAGCTAAAG ACGAAAAGGCTTCCATTTGTCGAAGAGCGTCGAGGGCCTTTCGCAAATGGCGCTCAGCGGAACGTCTACGTCGAAAACAGTTAAAGGAGCTACTGAAGAAAATCGAAGAAATAACAGCAGCCGCTGACCGACTAACACTGAGACTCAACAGGGCGAACGaaatacaggaaataaatgaaatacagGAAATACAGGAATTACAGGAAATGGCGATTAGATACCGACAgcgaaaaaagaaaaacttgagGTCAAACATTTGTAGACGTTTATTCCAGAAAA GAAAGTACTTCCGCCAACCGCTTGTCTCTCCTTTAGTGATGAGTCCAGTTCACTTTGATGATCACAACGATTCTACTAGGAGTGATGCCGCTATTACGTCACAACTATCTAGGACATCAGACGACATCTCAAATTACAATCATCACGAAACTGTAGAACCGTATTTCCTTCGTGAGGAAACGAGTGACAACGACAGCCTAGAG GTCAATTATGACGGAAGTGATCTGGAGGAGGTAGAGGAAACGGATGAAACCCAATGGGAAGAAATGGTGGAACGACAGGAAGAGAAACAGCTATGTGTCGAAATGGAGGATGGAGAAGAGGGAGAGCAGGATGACGAGGAAGTAGAGGAGGAGAAGAAAGATGACGGGCagggagagagggaggaggaagaagaggatgagaaggtgggggaggagggagatGACAAAGGCGAAGAAGAAGCAGATGAAGCAGAAGACGACGACGAAgcggaggagggagaggggaaggaggCAGACGAGGAGGGAAGTAAAGAGGACGAAGAGGAGGAGACAGAAGCGGAGGAGGATAGtgaagacgaagaagaagatgTCGAAGAGGCAGAAGAAGCAGAGGAGGACGAGGAGGAGCATGTTGAACCAGCACCAACAGGAAGACG ATTCGTGGACCATGCCACTCGATCTTCAATGGCCAGAATTATCGCCAGGAAAGCAGCATTTCGCAGAGCCAGAG
- the LOC139960489 gene encoding uncharacterized protein isoform X2: MSTTPEVSNPSVTAKLLLLGAITAAAWVLGVVLETLAKDEKASICRRASRAFRKWRSAERLRRKQLKELLKKIEEITAAADRLTLRLNRANEIQEINEIQEIQELQEMAIRYRQRKKKNLRSNICRRLFQKMMSPVHFDDHNDSTRSDAAITSQLSRTSDDISNYNHHETVEPYFLREETSDNDSLEVNYDGSDLEEVEETDETQWEEMVERQEEKQLCVEMEDGEEGEQDDEEVEEEKKDDGQGEREEEEEDEKVGEEGDDKGEEEADEAEDDDEAEEGEGKEADEEGSKEDEEEETEAEEDSEDEEEDVEEAEEAEEDEEEHVEPAPTGRRFVDHATRSSMARIIARKAAFRRARGRCTKREEAEMRYRRNEKN; the protein is encoded by the exons ATGTCGACTACACCAGAGGTTTCCAATCCTTCGGTAACCGCTAAACTGCTGTTGCTTGGTGCGATTACGGCCGCAGCTTGGGTTTTAGGTGTTGTTTTGGAGACACTAGCTAAAG ACGAAAAGGCTTCCATTTGTCGAAGAGCGTCGAGGGCCTTTCGCAAATGGCGCTCAGCGGAACGTCTACGTCGAAAACAGTTAAAGGAGCTACTGAAGAAAATCGAAGAAATAACAGCAGCCGCTGACCGACTAACACTGAGACTCAACAGGGCGAACGaaatacaggaaataaatgaaatacagGAAATACAGGAATTACAGGAAATGGCGATTAGATACCGACAgcgaaaaaagaaaaacttgagGTCAAACATTTGTAGACGTTTATTCCAGAAAA TGATGAGTCCAGTTCACTTTGATGATCACAACGATTCTACTAGGAGTGATGCCGCTATTACGTCACAACTATCTAGGACATCAGACGACATCTCAAATTACAATCATCACGAAACTGTAGAACCGTATTTCCTTCGTGAGGAAACGAGTGACAACGACAGCCTAGAG GTCAATTATGACGGAAGTGATCTGGAGGAGGTAGAGGAAACGGATGAAACCCAATGGGAAGAAATGGTGGAACGACAGGAAGAGAAACAGCTATGTGTCGAAATGGAGGATGGAGAAGAGGGAGAGCAGGATGACGAGGAAGTAGAGGAGGAGAAGAAAGATGACGGGCagggagagagggaggaggaagaagaggatgagaaggtgggggaggagggagatGACAAAGGCGAAGAAGAAGCAGATGAAGCAGAAGACGACGACGAAgcggaggagggagaggggaaggaggCAGACGAGGAGGGAAGTAAAGAGGACGAAGAGGAGGAGACAGAAGCGGAGGAGGATAGtgaagacgaagaagaagatgTCGAAGAGGCAGAAGAAGCAGAGGAGGACGAGGAGGAGCATGTTGAACCAGCACCAACAGGAAGACG ATTCGTGGACCATGCCACTCGATCTTCAATGGCCAGAATTATCGCCAGGAAAGCAGCATTTCGCAGAGCCAGAG